The proteins below come from a single Psychrobacter sp. FDAARGOS_221 genomic window:
- a CDS encoding FAD-dependent oxidoreductase, with protein sequence MTMTPYECQACGWTYPPQSDSQPDSQANSQIETQIVPFEDLPSDFSCPLCGVDKTGFAPVESSQVHHNSNQQTRTDDVVIIGAGLAGWAVADALRAKDETVGITLITADSGDRYHKPMLSAAFSQNKTASDLIRATGEEASEKANISLLSQTKVQAIDGENKIVKTDKGEVAYGNLVLAMGATPAIPPCFKQLPEQDIWHINDIDSFHNIQQALSKSDAQENAKHIAVIGAGMVGTEIAEDLTKAGHKVTLLDMNDAPLAMMLPSLATDKIKDALDSQGIKFLGRSRVDAVEQNSEGGYTLTVAHCDNTDKQEISVDHVLISTGLKVDPTLPTTAGINTDAALGIAVDESSLQTQVAHIYAIGDCMSIGEMACRYVAPLRAQAASIADHILGQNNPDYEHQAYQHKPPMIRLKNKSISVSATGTPRADESHGKWRVKDESETETLRTLELEQVSEAGEVVATATLKMPV encoded by the coding sequence ATGACGATGACCCCATATGAATGCCAAGCCTGCGGATGGACGTATCCGCCCCAATCTGATTCACAGCCTGACTCGCAAGCTAATTCGCAAATTGAAACCCAAATCGTGCCTTTTGAGGATTTACCAAGTGACTTTAGTTGTCCGCTATGTGGCGTAGATAAAACAGGGTTTGCTCCAGTTGAAAGCTCGCAAGTACATCATAACTCCAATCAGCAAACACGTACCGATGATGTGGTCATCATTGGTGCAGGTTTAGCGGGCTGGGCAGTAGCGGATGCACTGCGAGCCAAAGACGAGACAGTAGGCATCACCTTAATTACTGCAGACAGTGGCGATCGCTATCACAAGCCGATGTTGTCTGCGGCATTTAGTCAGAATAAAACCGCCAGTGACTTAATCAGAGCTACCGGAGAAGAGGCCAGTGAAAAAGCCAATATCAGCCTATTATCACAGACCAAAGTACAGGCCATTGATGGTGAAAATAAAATAGTAAAAACCGATAAAGGGGAAGTGGCTTACGGTAATCTTGTGCTTGCAATGGGCGCAACTCCAGCTATTCCGCCGTGCTTTAAACAGTTACCTGAGCAAGATATTTGGCATATCAACGACATTGATAGCTTTCATAATATTCAGCAAGCGCTTTCTAAAAGTGATGCGCAAGAAAATGCCAAACATATTGCCGTTATCGGTGCAGGTATGGTCGGTACTGAGATTGCTGAGGATTTGACCAAAGCAGGGCACAAGGTGACCTTGCTGGACATGAATGATGCGCCGTTAGCGATGATGTTGCCATCACTTGCAACCGATAAGATTAAAGACGCACTAGATTCGCAAGGTATTAAGTTTCTAGGTCGCAGTCGAGTCGATGCGGTAGAGCAGAACTCAGAGGGCGGTTATACACTAACCGTGGCTCATTGTGATAATACTGATAAGCAAGAAATTAGCGTCGATCATGTATTAATCAGTACCGGCCTAAAGGTTGACCCAACGCTTCCAACTACAGCAGGTATTAATACGGATGCCGCTTTAGGCATTGCTGTCGATGAAAGTAGCCTGCAAACCCAAGTGGCACATATTTATGCCATAGGTGATTGTATGTCTATCGGTGAGATGGCTTGCCGCTATGTGGCGCCACTTCGTGCTCAAGCGGCGAGTATAGCCGATCATATCTTAGGTCAAAATAATCCTGATTATGAGCATCAAGCCTATCAACACAAACCGCCAATGATACGCCTGAAAAACAAATCTATTTCGGTGAGTGCCACAGGTACGCCTAGAGCAGATGAGTCGCACGGTAAGTGGCGAGTAAAAGATGAGTCTGAAACTGAAACGCTACGCACATTAGAGCTAGAGCAGGTGAGTGAGGCGGGTGAGGTAGTCGCAACTGCCACGCTTAAAATGCCCGTTTAG
- a CDS encoding hydroxymethylglutaryl-CoA lyase, with the protein MNFPESVQIIEVSPRDGLQNEKQTVPTEVKFELIQGLIDAGINKLEATSFVSPKWVPQMGDNSELMQLINQSRNSDVCYSVLTPNMRGFENALSFSPDEVVIFGSASETFSQKNINCSIDESIERFAPVAAAAKEAGIKVRGVISCTVGCPYEGEIAPSQVAYVTKRLVEIGAEHIGVADTIGVGTPIKVQNALKAAMDYIDIKDISGHFHDTYGQALANILTSLSMGVAQYDTSVAGLGGCPYAKGATGNVATEDVIYMLHGMGIKTGVDLDKLIHVGQKISDFLGRANGSRTAKALLAKQSS; encoded by the coding sequence ATGAATTTTCCAGAAAGTGTTCAAATTATTGAAGTTAGCCCCAGAGATGGGCTCCAAAATGAAAAGCAAACAGTGCCAACTGAGGTTAAATTTGAGCTAATACAAGGTTTGATTGATGCCGGTATTAACAAGCTTGAAGCAACCAGTTTTGTATCGCCAAAGTGGGTGCCGCAAATGGGTGACAACAGCGAGCTGATGCAGCTGATTAATCAGTCACGCAACTCTGACGTTTGCTATTCAGTATTAACCCCCAACATGCGTGGCTTTGAAAATGCGCTGAGTTTTTCACCAGACGAAGTGGTCATCTTTGGTTCAGCCAGTGAGACCTTTAGTCAAAAAAATATCAACTGTAGTATTGATGAGAGTATTGAGCGTTTTGCGCCAGTAGCTGCCGCAGCGAAAGAGGCAGGTATCAAAGTGCGCGGTGTCATCTCTTGTACAGTCGGCTGCCCTTATGAAGGTGAGATTGCACCCAGCCAAGTTGCTTATGTGACCAAGCGTTTGGTTGAGATAGGGGCTGAGCATATTGGTGTTGCCGATACTATTGGGGTAGGCACGCCGATTAAAGTACAAAATGCACTGAAAGCAGCGATGGATTATATTGATATAAAAGATATCTCAGGTCATTTCCATGATACTTATGGGCAAGCACTGGCCAATATTTTGACTTCATTGAGTATGGGTGTCGCCCAGTATGATACCTCTGTTGCAGGCTTAGGCGGTTGCCCTTATGCTAAAGGAGCTACCGGTAATGTTGCGACTGAAGACGTGATTTATATGCTTCATGGCATGGGTATCAAAACCGGTGTCGATTTAGACAAACTGATTCATGTCGGTCAAAAAATCAGTGATTTTTTAGGCAGAGCCAATGGCTCAAGAACGGCAAAAGCCTTATTGGCTAAGCAGTCGTCATAG
- a CDS encoding GFA family protein produces the protein MCGDTHFSIQVLTTPFKIYQCHCSLCKKQSGSSSNSATIIEESQFKWIKKDSIKIWQKPTGFSAHFCGNCGCPVPNAFADKYYWIPVGLLDIDDNLTKVEVVANFCLRSKSSGHHIDSTANNFVELPKFDQILAFLS, from the coding sequence TTGTGTGGTGATACACATTTTTCAATACAGGTGCTAACCACACCTTTTAAAATTTACCAATGTCACTGTTCGCTGTGTAAGAAGCAGTCTGGCTCAAGCTCGAATTCAGCAACTATTATTGAAGAGAGTCAGTTTAAGTGGATAAAAAAAGACAGTATTAAAATCTGGCAAAAACCAACTGGATTTAGCGCACACTTTTGTGGCAACTGCGGTTGCCCTGTACCCAATGCCTTTGCGGATAAGTATTACTGGATACCTGTGGGGCTGTTAGATATTGATGATAATCTTACCAAGGTAGAGGTGGTAGCGAATTTTTGCTTACGCTCAAAGTCTAGTGGGCATCATATAGATTCTACTGCCAATAACTTTGTTGAATTACCTAAGTTTGATCAAATATTGGCTTTTTTATCCTAA
- a CDS encoding acetyl/propionyl/methylcrotonyl-CoA carboxylase subunit alpha: MFTKILIANRGEIACRVAATAKRMGVRTVAVYSDADRHAKHVSVCDEAVYLGGSAPKDSYLKGDLLIQIAKETGAEAIHPGYGFLSENASFAKACEDAGIAFIGPSASAITAMGLKSESKQLMETAGVPLIPGYHGDNQDPEFLHKEADRIGYPLLIKASSGGGGKGMRLVERSEDFISLLDSCRREAITSFGNDAVLLEKYALNPRHIEIQVFGDSHGNYVHLFERDCSVQRRHQKVLEEAPAPGVDEAMRQAMGTAAINAARAVDYVGAGTVEFIVEQRPSADGKVEMGFYFMEMNTRLQVEHPVTEAITGMDLVEWQLIVAAGGEIPVKQQELAINGHAIEARICAENPDNDFLPATGTLLTYRKPEHSTFSVGSVRVDDGVEEGDVISPFYDSMIAKLIVHAPTREQALAKLDQALALTRIVGLPNNVAFLRHILATESFSQAKLDTALIEREKQALFNQQPLSLEMLVTTAVVNKLTQEQDALMTNGHHSNSAQQNDPFASLGGWRGYSDYQRQFSLVLESKNKETEKQYVAVISDVTANNKRLETANSSSFDLTIRELEADDDVLTPQPLDANDSEINAGAVYSGRVEYKATDSNSYVLWLDGQRLTAQSWVEGDDVHVFTHTGSGVITLIDAMAHVEGDTQAAGSLKSPMPGQVVAFRVAEGDSVKQGQPLAVIEAMKIEHTINAPADGVVAELLFAPGDLVADGDELLRLDTE; the protein is encoded by the coding sequence ATGTTTACAAAAATTTTAATCGCCAACCGTGGAGAGATTGCATGCCGAGTAGCGGCAACTGCCAAGCGCATGGGCGTTCGCACCGTTGCCGTCTATTCAGATGCTGATCGTCATGCCAAGCATGTTAGCGTGTGCGACGAAGCCGTTTATCTAGGCGGTTCAGCGCCAAAAGACAGCTACTTAAAAGGCGACTTACTGATTCAAATTGCCAAAGAGACAGGGGCTGAGGCCATTCATCCGGGTTATGGTTTTTTGAGTGAGAACGCCTCGTTTGCCAAAGCATGTGAGGATGCAGGCATAGCGTTTATTGGCCCATCTGCGTCAGCGATTACGGCAATGGGCCTTAAGTCTGAATCAAAACAGCTGATGGAAACCGCTGGTGTACCACTGATTCCAGGTTATCATGGCGACAACCAAGATCCAGAGTTTTTGCATAAAGAAGCCGATAGAATTGGTTATCCGTTATTAATCAAAGCCAGCTCAGGTGGCGGCGGAAAAGGCATGCGGTTGGTTGAGCGCAGTGAAGACTTTATCAGCTTGCTCGATTCTTGTCGCCGTGAAGCCATTACCAGCTTTGGTAATGACGCGGTGTTATTGGAAAAATACGCACTAAACCCACGTCATATTGAGATTCAAGTCTTTGGCGACAGTCATGGTAATTATGTGCATTTGTTTGAGCGTGATTGCTCAGTACAGCGCCGTCACCAAAAAGTATTAGAAGAAGCACCTGCGCCAGGTGTTGATGAGGCCATGCGTCAGGCGATGGGTACGGCAGCGATTAATGCCGCTCGTGCAGTCGATTATGTCGGTGCAGGTACGGTTGAGTTTATTGTCGAGCAGCGTCCGAGTGCAGATGGCAAAGTTGAGATGGGCTTTTATTTCATGGAGATGAATACCCGTCTGCAAGTTGAGCATCCAGTGACCGAAGCCATTACCGGTATGGATTTGGTTGAGTGGCAATTAATTGTGGCGGCAGGCGGTGAGATTCCCGTTAAACAACAAGAGTTAGCCATTAATGGTCATGCGATTGAAGCACGTATTTGTGCCGAAAACCCGGACAATGATTTCCTGCCAGCGACAGGCACTTTGCTGACGTATCGTAAGCCTGAGCACAGCACGTTTAGTGTTGGCTCAGTACGTGTGGATGATGGGGTAGAAGAGGGCGATGTAATTAGCCCATTCTATGATTCGATGATTGCCAAGCTGATTGTGCATGCCCCAACGCGTGAGCAGGCACTTGCTAAGCTTGACCAAGCATTGGCGCTGACTCGTATCGTGGGTCTGCCAAATAACGTGGCGTTTTTACGTCATATCCTAGCCACAGAATCATTTAGTCAAGCCAAGCTAGATACGGCACTCATTGAGCGTGAAAAACAAGCCTTGTTTAATCAGCAGCCGCTATCATTAGAAATGTTAGTAACAACGGCTGTGGTCAATAAACTGACCCAAGAGCAAGACGCACTGATGACGAATGGTCATCACTCAAACAGCGCTCAGCAAAATGACCCGTTCGCAAGTCTTGGCGGCTGGCGAGGCTATAGTGACTATCAGCGTCAATTTAGTTTAGTGCTTGAGTCAAAAAATAAAGAAACGGAAAAACAGTATGTTGCGGTGATTAGCGACGTTACTGCTAATAACAAACGCTTAGAGACAGCAAACAGCAGCAGCTTTGACTTAACCATTCGTGAACTTGAAGCGGACGATGATGTACTGACGCCTCAGCCTTTAGATGCCAATGACTCTGAGATAAATGCTGGTGCGGTATATAGCGGTCGAGTTGAGTACAAAGCGACAGACAGCAACAGCTATGTACTGTGGCTAGATGGTCAGCGTCTAACGGCTCAAAGCTGGGTAGAGGGCGATGATGTGCACGTCTTTACGCATACTGGTAGCGGCGTGATTACCCTGATTGATGCGATGGCGCATGTTGAAGGCGATACCCAAGCGGCAGGTAGTTTGAAGTCACCAATGCCAGGTCAAGTCGTGGCGTTTAGAGTGGCGGAGGGTGATAGCGTGAAGCAAGGTCAGCCTCTGGCAGTGATTGAAGCGATGAAAATTGAGCATACGATTAATGCACCAGCTGATGGTGTGGTCGCTGAGCTACTATTTGCACCGGGCGATTTAGTGGCAGATGGTGATGAGCTGTTACGCCTAGATACGGAGTAG
- a CDS encoding isovaleryl-CoA dehydrogenase, whose translation MSLPGLDFQLGEDIQALRDTVRAFAEKEIIPRAAEIDSSDEFPMDLWQKMGDLGLHGITVPEEYGGVDMGYVAHMIAMEEISRASASVALSYGAHSNLCVNQIKRNGSEAQKHKFLPKLISGEFVGALAMSEPGAGSDVTSMKLRAEAKDGGYVLNGSKMWITNGPDADVMVVYAKTNPELGAKGITAFLVEKGMEGFGTAQKLDKLGMRGSHTGEMTFNNVFVPEENIMGGLNNGVKVLMSGLDFERAVLAAGPVGIMQAVMDNVIPYIHDRKQFGQPIGEFQLIQGKVADMYTILQAGRSFLYTVGKNLDMLDARGEGHSRQVRKDCASVILWCAEKATWMAGEGIQIFGGNGYTNEYPLGRFWRDAKLYEIGAGTSEIRRMLIGRELFNETK comes from the coding sequence ATGAGCTTACCAGGGTTAGACTTTCAGTTAGGTGAAGACATTCAGGCGCTTCGTGATACGGTTAGAGCATTTGCGGAAAAAGAAATTATCCCACGCGCGGCCGAGATTGATAGCAGTGATGAGTTTCCAATGGACTTATGGCAAAAGATGGGCGACCTAGGTCTACATGGCATTACCGTGCCAGAAGAGTACGGCGGTGTGGACATGGGTTATGTGGCACATATGATTGCGATGGAAGAGATTAGCCGCGCCTCAGCCTCAGTAGCTTTAAGCTATGGCGCGCACTCGAACCTGTGTGTGAATCAGATTAAACGTAATGGCAGTGAAGCGCAAAAGCATAAATTCTTGCCGAAGCTAATCAGTGGTGAGTTCGTCGGTGCATTGGCTATGAGTGAGCCAGGTGCAGGCTCTGATGTGACCAGTATGAAGCTGCGTGCTGAAGCAAAAGATGGTGGCTACGTGCTAAATGGCAGCAAGATGTGGATCACCAACGGTCCAGATGCAGATGTCATGGTCGTTTATGCCAAGACCAATCCTGAGCTTGGTGCAAAAGGCATTACTGCGTTCTTGGTTGAGAAAGGTATGGAAGGTTTTGGCACGGCGCAGAAGCTAGATAAGCTTGGCATGCGCGGTAGTCATACTGGTGAGATGACCTTTAATAATGTGTTTGTGCCAGAAGAAAATATTATGGGCGGCCTCAATAATGGGGTTAAAGTATTGATGAGTGGTCTCGATTTTGAGCGCGCAGTATTGGCAGCAGGTCCGGTTGGTATCATGCAAGCAGTAATGGACAATGTGATTCCATACATCCATGATCGCAAGCAGTTCGGTCAACCGATTGGTGAGTTTCAGCTGATTCAAGGTAAAGTGGCTGATATGTATACCATTTTGCAGGCAGGTCGCAGTTTCTTATATACCGTCGGTAAAAACTTAGACATGCTAGATGCGCGTGGTGAAGGGCATAGCCGTCAAGTACGTAAAGACTGCGCCAGTGTCATCTTATGGTGTGCCGAAAAAGCAACGTGGATGGCAGGAGAGGGCATTCAAATCTTTGGCGGTAACGGTTACACCAATGAGTATCCACTAGGTCGATTCTGGCGTGACGCTAAGCTGTATGAGATTGGCGCCGGTACCAGCGAGATCCGCCGTATGCTGATTGGTCGTGAGCTATTTAACGAAACTAAATAG